TGAGCCCGCGCCGCCGCCTCAAATTTTTATGATGGGCGATATGTTTGATTTTTTGGCAAACACGACCTACGTGCAGCGCCTATACGAAGAGGAGATCGCGCTAATAAACGAGCTGTCGCGAAAATGCGAAATTTTTTACTTCGAGGGCAACCACGATTTTAATCTGCGCGAAATTTTCCCCCGCGCAAAAGTTTATCCAAACGCCGCGCAGCCCGTTAAATTTATCTGCGAGAGCGGCGAGACGGTACAGATTGCGCACGGCGATCTGTTTTTGCCGCGCCTGACACAGTTTGCGCTGCTTTCGCTACGAAATAGAGCTTTTCTGAAATTTATGGATCTACTCGATCGCGCTTTAAAATTTAAAATTTCAAAGATGATCTTAAAATCGCAAGAGGGGAAAAATCTATACAAAAAAATGCCAAATTTTAAGGATATAATCGCGCCGAAGATCGATTTTTATGCGGCAAATTTAATCATCGAAGGCCACTATCATCAAGATGAAATTTTATATTTCGGCGAGAAAAAATATATAAATTTGTGCTCGTTCGGGGCTGGGAGCAAAATTTACGAGGTCGCAAAAAGCGAAAAATTTATGCTAATTCCAAAAAACTTAAACTTAAATTAGCTATAATTCCTAAATTTTTGCGAGGATATTTATGATAAAGCTTTGTGTTTTTGACTTTGATTCTACGCTGATGGACGGCGAGACGATAGGTTTTTTCGCCGCTAAAATGGGCACGCAGCGACAAGTTAGCGAAATTACGAAGCGCGCGATGGCGGGAGAGCTTGATTTTTTCGAGAGCCTTAGCGAGCGCGTGGCGCTGATAAAGGGAATGAAGCTTAGCGATGCTAAAGCTATCGCGGAAGGCCTGCCTTTCGTTTGCGGCGCTAGCGAGATCATCGCGTATCTGAAAAATAAAGGCATAAAGGTGATCGTCTTTAGCGGCGGATTTCATCTCGCTACCGACGCCGCGCAGAAAAAACTAGGCTTTGACGCAAGCTTTGCGAACTATCTGCATGAAAAAGACGGAATTTTAACCGGGCTTTTCGGCGGCGAGATGATGTTCGGCTACTCAAAAGGCGTCCTGCTTGCACAGCTTAAATCGCTGATGGGCTTAAAAGCAAGCGAGGTAATGTGCGTGGGAGACGGTGCGAACGACGTTTCGATGTTTCGCGAGGCGGGACTTAAAATTGCTTTTTGCGCGAATGAAATTTTAAAAGAGCACGCGAGCGTATGCATTGAAAAAAAGGATTTGAAGGAGATTATGAAATATGTATGATAAAGCCCTAAATTTCAGCCTTTGGTGCGACTTTTTGGAGCGCGATTTTATCGATAAAGATTTCGACGAGCTGATCAAAAAAGGCATAATTAACGGCGCTACCTCCAATCCCGCGATCTTTAAAAACGCAATCCTAAGCTCCCCCGCATACGACTCGGCCAAAGAGGAATTTAGAAAAAAAGAGCCTAAAAAGCTATATGAAATTTTAGCCACCGCGGACATCAGAAGCGCGGCGGAGAGCCTGCTTAAAAATTTTATTAACGGCGATGACGGCTTTGTGAGTATCGAGGTCGATCCATACTTTGCAGACGACGCCGAGGCGATGTATCGCGAGGGCAAACACCTATACGGCACGATCGGCATGCCAAACGTTATGATCAAAATCCCTGCGACCAAGGCGGGCTACGAAGCGATGCGCGATCTACTGAAAAAGGGGATCAGCGTAAACGCGACCTTGGTTTTTTCGCCTGAGCAGACCGCAAAATGTATCGAGGCGATAAAAGAGGGAATTGCAGGCTTTCGCCGCTACTTCCCGAAAGCAAATTTACCAAAAACCGTAATTAGCATCTTCGTTAGCCGCTTCGATAGGTTACTGGATGAAAAAATGGCCACGGCGGGCCTTCCTACCGGCAAAATCGGCATAATGAACGCCGCGAAGTGCTATAATATCATAGCCGCAGAGGGTTTAAGCTACGCTAAGCCGCTGTTTGCAAGTACGGGCGTAAAAGGAGACGATCTGCCGAAGGATTACTACGTAAGCGAGCTGATGTATCCGGGCTGCGTAAACACCGCGCCACTTGAGACGATAGAGGCTTTTGTAAGCGGCGATCAAAAGCCCAAAATGCCGCCTAGCGATGCGCAGATAGAGGAATTTTTCGCTCGCGTAGCGGAGGCGAAGATCGATATGAAAAAGGCGTATAAAAAGCTGCTGGATGACGGACTGGTGGCCTTTGAAGAAGCATTTAAAGAGATAATAAAAACACTTAAAAAGGAGAAATGATGGCGGGTTCTATAGATTATTCGCAGTATCAAGTTGACGCTTCTACGCTGGATTTTAAGCAGCGAGACAGGCTAAATAAATATTTGGAATTTCTAATCCAAAATGGCGGTAGCGACCTTCATATAAAATCGGGCGCGGTTATCAGAGGTCGTATCCACGGCGAGCTAGTAAAATTTAGCAAAACGCCATTTTTAAAAGAAGACGCGATGACGCTAGCTAAGGAGCTTCTCATCACGCGCTTTCCGGAGCTTATCGAGAAAAAGAGCGTGGATTTTACCTACAAGCTAAACGAAGATTATCGCTTCCGCGTTAATATTTTTTTTCAGATCGACGGTATCAGCGCGGTTTTCCGAACGATCCCGGTTAAAATTCCAGAGATCGACGATCTAGGTCTGCCGCCTTCGATCAAAGATATTTGCGACACGGCTATGCGCGGCGTCGTGCTACTTACGGGACCTACGGGAAGCGGAAAGACGACAACGATCGCAAGTATGATAAATCGTATAAATAGGCAAAGAACCAGCCACGTCGTTACGATCGAGGATCCCGTCGAGTTCGTATTTAAAGACGATAAATGCATCATCAATCAGCGCGCTATCGGCGAGGACTGCAATAACTTCGCAGATTCGCTTCGCGCTGCGCTGAGAGAAGACCCGGACGTTATATTTGTGGGCGAGATGCGCGATTTGGAGACGATCGAGACCGCACTTCACGCCGCGGAAACGGGCCACTTAGTGTTTTCGACGGTGCACACCATCGACGCAAAAGAGACGGTAAACCGAATCATCGCAATGTTTGAGCAGGCGGAACAGGAGCGTATCCGAATGACGCTAGCATCCGTCCTAGAGGCAGTCATCTCTCAGCGCCTTGCTCGTACTATCGAGGGCAAGCGCGTAGCCGTCGTTGAAATTTTACGCAAAAACACCCGTATTAAGGATATGATACTTGATGCGCGTGACGATGAAATTCCAGACGCGATCGCCGATGGTCGCAACACCTACGGCATGCAGACCTTCGATCAGCACCTGCTCGATCTTTATAGAGATGGCGTCATTACCCGCGAGGAGGCGCTGGATAAGGCCTCTAAGCGAAACGACCTCGATCTGCAGATCAAAAACGTCGATCTTGCCAAAAAAAGGGATTTGGCAGCAGAATCCGGAGAGAGCGCCGAAGAGATGCTCGCCGGCGAAGTCGTACAGCTAAAAGAGATCCGCTAAGTCATAAATTTTAAAATTCTAAATTTTTGCAATTTAAAATTTTAAAGAATTCTGCCTGCCGCCGCGCAGGCAGAATTCTATTCGTCTGTCCCATTGTGTACAAATATGCCGTGACTTGCAGGATTTAGCGTAAATTTTAATCGGCTAAATTCCGTGCGGCTTTACTTCTAAATTTCATCGTGGCGCTTAAATAGATTTAAAGCAACATTTTGCTATTATAACGCTTCATTTTTTCACAAAGGAAACCTAATGTTAGAAGGTATCGTTAGAGATAGTATCGGTAAGAGGGCTTCAAAATCCCTAAAACGAGATGGTTATCTAATCGCTAATATTTATGCGAAAGGATTTGAAAATATTAACGCAGCGTTTAAAGTAAACGACTTTATCAAAGCTATGCGCGCAAAAGAAGATCTTCCTTTCGAGGTTAGCGTGGATGGTAAGACATATCGCGTCATCGTGCAAGAATACCAAAAGCACCCCGTCACAAATACCCTAACCCACGTAGATTTGCGCGTAGTTCAGGATGACGTGGTAAGCAAATATTTAGTGCCGGTTAAAGTAACTGGCGTCGCTAAAGGGCTAAAAAATAAAGGTATCTTGGTGCAATCCAAGCGCCGTATAGCCGTAAAATGCGCAGGCAAAGATCTACCAAACGATTTTACGCTCGATGTGAGTGATCTTGATGTAGGCGATTCGCTTTTGATCCGCGACATTCCGGTAAAAGAGGGCGTCAGCATCATCCTAGACGGCTCAATAGCGGTAGTCGGAGTTACTTCGGCTAAATAGGGGTGCCTATGATACTGATCGCAGGACTTGGGAATCCTGCTCAGAAATACGCAGACACCAGACACAACGTCGGTTTTATGCTAATCGACGAAATTTTAAAGACGGGCGGTTTTAGCGAGCTTGGCGCGTCTAAATTCCAAGGCGAGCTTTTTAAAAAGGGCTCGCTGCTTCTTTTAAAACCCCAAACTTTTATGAACTTAAGCGGCAACTCCGTAAAGGCGGTGAATGATTTTTACAAGCCCGAGCGCATCATTGTGGTGCACGACGATATAGATTTGGATCTGGGCGCCGTTAAATTTAAAAAAGGCGGCAGTAGCGGCGGGCACAACGGCATCAAATCGATTGATGCGCTAATCGGTGCAGATTACGAGCGCGTGCGTATCGGCGTGGGCAAAAAACGGCAGGACCAGGATGCGGCAAATTTCGTGCTCGGAAATTTTAACGAAAGCGAGCGCGAGAAGCTGAGTGAAATTTTACCCTACGTCGCGCGCGCGGTAGAGGAACTCATTTGCTCGGATATAGAGCAGATCGCGCAAAAATTTACGATTAAAAAGGCTAGGGTGTGAAGTTATACGTAAAATACGCGGCTCTTTCCTATCTGAAGTATTTTTTTATCCTGCTAATAGCCCTTGAGTGCTTTTATGTAGGCATCGATGTGCTTACAAATCTCAAAGATTTTCCCTCAAGCGCGAATGCCGCTCTTTTGTATATCGCTCTAACCGCAGCGGTCGCGCTTAGCTACACGCTACCGCTAAGTCTTATTTTTGCGCTTATTTTGATGGGCTTTAATATGATCCGTAGCAACGAGCTGGTGAGCTTTTATGCGCTTGGAGTTAGTAAAAACGCTCTGATAATCCCTCCATTTTTGATCGCACTTGCGATTACTGCAGGCTTTATAGCTTTAAATTCCACCCCGTTTGCATACGCATTAAAATTTCAAAAGAATTTAACCGATTTATCGCCTACGGGAGGAGATATGTTTTTGAAATTTGAGGGTAAATATGTCTATATCAAAGCTCTAAACGGTAAAAACGCAAATGATATAACAATCTTTGATATGGGTGATAACTCCGTTGCTTCGCGCTCGCACGCAAGCTCTGGCGAATACGCAGGTAAAATTTGGCATCTGCGCGACGTAAATACCACGACTTTACCAGTGCAGCTTAAGCTTGGAGGAAGTGGATTAAAAAGTAAGCTTAGCGCGCAGAGCGAGGCGCTTAAGGGCTTTGATCCAAGCTCAATTGCAAGCGTTTATGATACGAGTAATGTATATTCGATCAGGGATGCTTTGCGTTCGATCCGTACCTTTTCGCATCAAGGCGTTAATATCTCCACCATAAAAGCAAGCCTTTATAATATGATATTTTTTCCGTTATTTGCGCCCTTGGCGGTATTGGTGCTGTATTATTACCTGCCCGTTACGGGGCGATTTTTTAATCTCGCGCTGCTAAGTTTTGGATTTTTTATCGCTACGCTATGCGCTTGGGGCGTGCTTTTCGTGTTAATTAGGTTTTCTCTCAACGGCGTCATCATCCCAGAACTTGGCATTATCGTGCCCATAACAGCGCTATTAGGCTTTGCGGCATTTTTAGTTTTTAAGCATCGTTAAGCCTTGATTTGTTAGAATGGCGCAAAATTTATCGGTGGAAATTCTATGGATTCTTCAAGCTTAGCCCGCAAATACGGCACCCCTTTATACGTTTACGATTTTAACGAGATACAAAAGAATTTCATAGCGCTCAAAGAGGCCTTCGCGGCGCGCAAGTCGCTCGTCTGCTTCGCGATTAAAGCCAATTCTAACCTTAGCGTTTTGAAGTTTTTGTCAGATCTAGGCAGCGGTTTTGATTGCGTCAGCATCGGTGAGCTGCGCCGCGCTCTGTATATCGGCGCAAAGAGCTATAAGATCATATTCTCTGGCGTCGGCAAGCAAGACAGCGAGCTCGAGTTTGCGCTAAAGTCGGACATCTTGCTGATAAATTTAGAAAGCGAGGCCGAGATGCTGCGCCTGGAGCGGATCGCGCAAAATCTAAATAAGCCCGCTCGCATCAGCATCCGCGTAAATCCAAACGTTGATGCTAAGACCCATCCTTACATCTCCACGGGGCTTAGCGAAAACAAATTCGGCGTCAGCATCGAGACCGCGCGCAAGATGTATATCTACGCCAAAAAGAGCAAATTTTTAAATCCCGTCGGTATCCACTTTCACATCGGTAGCCAGCTCACGGACATCTCTCCGATCTGCGACGCCGCAAAAATAGTAAGCGATCTGCTGCGAGAGCTACGAGCCCTTGAGATCGATATAAAATTTTTCGACGTGGGCGGCGGCATCGGCATCCGCTACGAGGATGAAAAACAGATCGTGCTCTACGACTACGCGCAGGGGATTTTGCGTAGCCTAAGCGGTCTAGATGTCACGATCGTGTGCGAGCCGGGGCGCTTCATCACGGGAGCTGCGGGGGTATTTCTTACCCGCGTGCTTTACGAAAAACAAAACTGCGGCAAGCGCTTCGTCATAGTTGACGGCGCGATGAACGATCTCATACGCCCGAGCCTCTACGGCGCGCACCATAAAATCGAGCTTGTAAGCGAGCGCAATTCCGCCTGTGAAAGCTTCGCGAGCCAAAGCGACACCGAGAATTCTACGGCGCAGAATTTCACACATAGCAAAGCTTTCGGTATCGAGGCTAAGCCCGCTTCAGAGGATTTCGCACCGCAGAATTCCACGCCGCAAAACGGCGTTTCACAAAGCTTGCAAGGAAATTTTGCGCCACAGAATTCCTCTAATCTAAGCTCCGCCGTGGATAATTCTGCGCCGCAAAGCTCCGCAGAGAGCTTAAGCTCCTGCGACGTCGTGGGCCCGATATGCGAAAGCGGCGACTTTTTAGCCAAAGGCGTTAGCCTGCCTAGCCTACAAAGCGGCGATCTGCTCGCGATAAAAAGTGCCGGCGCCTACGGTTTTTCGATGTCTAGCAACTACAATACCCGCTGTCGCGCCACAGAGGTCGCGGTTTACGACGGGCAGGACCGCCTGATTAGAAAGCGCGAAAGCTTTGATGAGCTAATCGCGCTCGAAAAGGATTTCGTATGATCCGCGCGGCGAGCCGTCTAAAACAGGGTGCGGTTTTAAATTTCAAATCCGAGCGTGCAGCGGCTTTAAATTTTAACGCCGCAACGAGCGCGGCCTTAAATTTTAAACGCACCGTCGCTTTAAATTCCAAGCCAGGATGCACCGCCGCTTCAAATTTCAAATCCAAACAAAATGCGCTTCTAAATTTTAAGGCAAAACAAGACCCCGTTTTAAATTTTAACCGCGCCCCTTTAAATTTCAGATCTCGCTGCGACGAATTTTATCGCGCCTTCTTAGCGCGCGGAAGTTGCGGCGCGGCAATCGCAAGCGATGAAATTTTAAGATCGCGCGGTAAGAATTTCAAAGCCTGCGGCAAGAGTGGCGGCGTGAAATTTTTAAAACCGAAATTTAGGGGCGAGCAAAAGGAGGGTTGTGATGCAAAATATCGATGATCTGCGCGTTTGTATTGACAGACTGGATGATGAAATTTTGCGCCTTATCGACGAGCGCATGGGGTTTGTCAAAAAGATCGGCGAGCTGAAGCAGACCGCGGGCAGCGCGATCTACCGCCCGGAGCGCGAGCGCTCGATCATTAGCAGGCTGGACGGCGGGAAGGCGCGAAATTTAAGCAAAGAGGCGATCGAGGCGATATTTTTTGAAATTTTTTCGGTTTCGCGAAATTTAGAAAAGCCGCAGATCGTCGCGTTTTTGGGGCCTTTCGGCACCTATTCGCACCAAGCCGCCAAGAGCCGCTTCGGCGCGGTAAGCTCCTATCTGCCGCTCTCGAACATCGAAGCGGTCTTTAAGGAGCTTGATAGCGGCGAGGCCAAATACGGCGTCGTGCCGATCGAAAACAACACCGAAGGCGCGGTGGGAGCGACGCTTGATTGCTTACGAAAATACGAAGGCGTCAAGATCGTCGCCGAAATTTATATGGATATCCACCACTGCTTTGCGAGCCACTGCGACGACGTAAGCACGGTGGATCAGATATTCTCGCATCCGCAGGGATACAATCAGTGTCTTAAATTTTTAGACGATCACGGCCTTAACGGCGTTAAATTTACCGCGACCAAATCTACCGCGCTTGCGGCGCAGATGGCGGCTGCCACGCCGCACTCCGCCGCGATCTGCTCCAAGATCGCCGCCGATCTTTACGGCGTGCCGATGATGTTTCAAAAGATCGAGGACAACTCCGCCAATCGTACGCGCTTTTTCGTGCTCAGCGACTTTAAAAACCAAAAGAGCGACCGCAACAAAACGAGCATTCTAGCCAAAACCGACGACCGCCCGGGCGGACTCGTGGACCTTTTGCAGATGTTTCGCAACGAGGGGATAAATTTAACCAAATTAGAAAGCCGCCCTGTTAAGCTTAGGGATTTTAAATGCGTCTTTTATGTCGATTTTGAGGGGCACATCGACGACGAGCGCGTGGCGCGCGTGCTGCAAAACGCGCAGAAAAACGGGCACGAAGTCACCTGGCTGGGAAGCTATATAAACGGAGGGGAGTGATGAAATTTAACGAATTCGTAGAAAATCTAAGCAATTACGAAGCGGGCAAGCCGATCGAGCTTGTGGTGCGGGAGTTTGGTATCCGCAAGCAGGACGTGTTAAAGCTTGCCAGCAACGAAAACCCCTTCGGCACGAGCGAGGCGGTGCAGGATGCAATCGTGCAAAACGCGGCACGCGCGCATCTTTACCCCGATGATTCGATGTATGAGCTAAAGGGCGCGCTCGCCTCTAAATTCGCCGTAGAGCCGCAAAATATCATCATCGGCGCGGGTAGCGATCAGATCATTGAGTTTGCGCTGCACGCCAAGCTCAATTCGCGCCGCGCGATACTGCAAGCGGGCGTCACTTTCGCGATGTACGGCATCTACGCAAGCCACTGCGAGGCTAAAGTTTACAAAACGAGCGCGCAGGAGCACGACCTAGCCGAACTTTTAAAAATTTATAACGCGCACAGGGATGAAATTTCGGTCATCTTTTTGTGTGTGCCGAACAATCCGCTGGGCGAGTGCTTGGATGCGGAGGCGGTGTATGAGTTCGCCAGCAGCGTAGATGAGAATACGCTTTTAGTGATCGATGCCGCATATAACGAATTTGCAGCGTTTAAAGACGAGCGCAAGAGGCTTGATCCTAAGCTTTTAATTGGGAATTTTAAAAACGTGCTCTATCTGGGCACCTTCTCGAAGGTCTATGGGCTGGGCGGCATGCGCGTAGGCTACGGTATCGCGTCGCGCGTAATCATAAGCGCGCTTTATAAGCTGCGACCGCCCTTTAACATCACGACGCTTAGCCTCGCAGCGGCGATCGCGGCGCTAAAAGACGAGGCTTTCGTGCAAAAGAGCCTGCAAAACAACGCCGCGCAGATGAGCCGCTTCGAGGATTTTGCGCGCGAGCAAAGCTTAGAATTTATCCCTAGCTACGCAAATTTCATCACGTTCAAACTTAGCCCGCCGCTAGATAGTAGCGAGCTTTGCGAGCAGCTTCTACGCCGCGGCATCATCATTAGAAATTTAAAAAGCTACGGACTAAACGCTGTGCGCATCACGATCGGCACGCCTGAGCAAAACAATCGCGTCTTTGGCACGCTGGGAGAGATTTTGAGTGGATATTAAAAATAAAAGCCTAGAGGAGCTACGGGAGCTTTGCACGCAGATTAGAGCGCGCATAATCGAAGTCGTGAGCAAAAACGGCGGCCATCTAAGCTCAAACATGGGCGCGGTCGAGCTCATCGTGGCGATGCACTACGTATTTGACGCCGCGAGCGATCCGTTTATCTTCGACGTAAGCCACCAAAGCTACGCACACAAGCTTCTAACGGACCGCTGGGAGGAGTTCGGCTCGCTTAGACAGTTCGGCGGCATCAGCGGCTATACGAAGCCTAGCGAGAGCAAATTTGATTACTTCGTCGCAGGACACGCCTCGACATCGATCTCTTTAGCCGTGGGTGCCGCAAAAGCAATAAACCTAAAGCGCGAAGATCGCGTGCCGGTCGTGCTCATCGGCGACGGCTCGATGAGCGGCGGCATGACTTACGAAGCGATGAACGAGTTAGGCGATCTGCGCCTGCCCTGCATCATCATCCTAAATGATAATAAAATGAGTATCAGCAAGCCGATCGGCGCCTTTAGCAAATACCTAAGCCAAGCGATGGCGGGCGAGACCTATCAAAAATTTAAATCCCACGTAAGAGAGCTACTTTCGCACGCTCCGCAAAGTGCCACATACATGGCAAAGCGCTTTGAAAATTCCTTAAAACTCATTATACCTGGGATGTATTTTGAGGAGCTGGGGCTCGAATACATCGGCCCGGTGGACGGCCACGACCTAGCCGATCTCATATCGGCGCTAAAGACGGCAAAAAGCGCGCGCAAACCCGTCGTCGTGCACGCTCAAACGATCAAAGGCAAGGGTTACGACAAGGCCGAGGGATATTTGGAGAGCTGGCACGGCGTAGGGCCTTTCGACATTCAAAGCGGAGAATTTAAGAAAAAATCCGCCGCCAAAAGCGCTACGCAAATTTATGCCGAAGCGCTTTTAAATTTGGCCGCTAAGCATGAAAACGTCGTGGGCGTGACCGCCGCGATGCCAAGCGGCACCGGCATGGATAAGCTGATCGAGAAATTTCCGCACCGCTTCTGGGACGTCGCGATCGCGGAGCCTCACGCGCTAAGCTCGATGGCTGCGATGGCGCGCGAGGGTTTTAAGCCGTACGTTACGATATATTCGACCTTTATGCAGCGCGCGTTCGATCAGATCGTCCATGACGCGGCGATTATGAACTTAAGCTTAGTCCTTGCGATGGATCGAGCGGGCATCGTGGGCGAGGACGGCGAGACGCACGAGGGGGTCTTTGACGTGAGCTTCTTAAATGCGATCCCAAACGTCAGTATGTGCGCGCCGCGGGATGAGACGAGCTTTAAACGAATCATCGAGTACTCCTACGCGCATGAGGGAGTTTTGGCGATCCGCTATCCGCGCGGAAGCTTTATTTTAGAGAACTCCATAGCTACGCCTGCCGTAAAATTTGGCAAGTCGGTATTTTTACAAGAGCGAGCGGACGCTCGCATAGCTCTCATCGGCTATGGAAACGGCGCGGGCAGAGCGTATAAAACGGCTGCGGCGCTGGAGGGGCAGATCGAAGCAGACGTCGTGGATCTAGTCTTTGTAAAGCCTTTAGACGCCGAGTTTTTGCGAAGCTTGGCTCGCAAAGATAAAATTTGGTACGTCTTTAGCGACAATGCCAAAAAGGGCGGCGTCGGTGAAATTTTAAGCGCATTTTTGCAAGAAAATGAAATTTCGGACGTAAAGATCGTAAGCTTCGAGTTTGCTGATATCTTTTTGCCGCACGGTAAGACTGCCGACGTGGAGCGTAGCTTGGGCTTGGATATCCAAACTCTAACCGAGCGAATATTAAGTGATAAAAAGTATTAGTTAATATCAACTTTGTTTAAAGTAAAATTTGATAATATCACTTTAAAATTTTTTGAAGGACAAAAATGAGCCACGTAGAACTACTCAAAACTTGCGGTTTGAAAGCAACTCCTCAAAGATTGTGCATCCTAAAGGTGCTGGATCGCCACGAGCATCCTAGCATAGATGACCTATACGAGGGGATCAAGGAGGACTATCCATCTATTTCGCTAGCGACGGTTTATAAAAATTTAAACACCCTGCTCGACGAAGGGGTCGTGGTCGAGGTGAACGCGCCGAATAAAAAGAGCCGCTACGACATTTATCAGATGCCGCACATCCACGTCGTATGCGAAAAATGCGGTAACGTCACGGATCTTTTCATGGATGATGCCTTTAATAAGGACGTTTTGAAAAACATCGAGCGCAAAGCGGGCAATTTCATCCGCAAGCTAAATATCACGGCTACGGTCGAAGACTGCGAAAAGTGTAGATAGTTTAAAGAATTTTCTGCTATTATTACCCACTTTATTTTTGGAGCGGGTATGCAAACTAAGCGTAAATTTTTATTGAGCGACGATTCGATTCTGCGGACGCTAGAGCGTGCGGGGCTGAAATGTCGCAAGGTAAAGATCGCTTGGTTTTATACTTCGTTCTATCCCGAAATTTATTATATCCGCCAAAACGACGAATGCTCTTTGCACCACAAAAAAGAGGATCTCGACAGACAAACTCTAAATTTTAAAATTTCAAAAGATGATTTCAAAGAGGCTTTAAAAAGCAGGATCGCCCGCGTCGTGCAAAAGAACCGCTACGGCTTTGCTAACGACGAGGCGGAGTTTTGGCTAGAGCTTTACGACGGCGAGCTAAGCACGCTCGCGATTTTACGAGCAAAATTTCAAAGCGAGGCGGCAAGCGCAAATTTTGATTTTGTAAAAACCTTCGGCAGCACCGATTTTTGCGAGATCACAGACGATTACCGCTACAAAAGCCGCTATCTAGCACGCTACGGCATACCGCCGCGCTCGCTTGATTTCGCGCACGCCCGCAACGTTTTTAAAAAATTTAGCCGAGTTAAATTTTTCGCTCCGCCCTATGCGGACAGCGTTAAGCTCGCACGCTTGGCGCTTGAGCTGGCGTGGATGAGGGCGTGTGGCGCAAAGAGCGAGTATCAAAAAAGCCTATCGCCCGAAGCTCTTCACGAGTTGCGCGTGCAGATCCGTAAATTTAGAGCCGTTTTGAAGCTATCCTCGCCGCTTTTCGAAGCGGAAAAAAAGGATGAAATTTTAAAACTTCTCGCAGAATTTATGAGCCGCAGCAATCAGCTGCGAGACCTTCACGTTTTTGCGGAGTTTTTAAGGGCCGACGACGCGCCTGTGAGCTTTTTGCAGCAGCTAAATCTTATCGTAAAGCGCTCGGAGGATAAAATTTTAGAATTTCTTTCTAGCGCGGAATTTGCAGATTTAAACGGCGCTATTAGCGGCTTTT
This window of the uncultured Campylobacter sp. genome carries:
- the pheA gene encoding prephenate dehydratase — its product is MQNIDDLRVCIDRLDDEILRLIDERMGFVKKIGELKQTAGSAIYRPERERSIISRLDGGKARNLSKEAIEAIFFEIFSVSRNLEKPQIVAFLGPFGTYSHQAAKSRFGAVSSYLPLSNIEAVFKELDSGEAKYGVVPIENNTEGAVGATLDCLRKYEGVKIVAEIYMDIHHCFASHCDDVSTVDQIFSHPQGYNQCLKFLDDHGLNGVKFTATKSTALAAQMAAATPHSAAICSKIAADLYGVPMMFQKIEDNSANRTRFFVLSDFKNQKSDRNKTSILAKTDDRPGGLVDLLQMFRNEGINLTKLESRPVKLRDFKCVFYVDFEGHIDDERVARVLQNAQKNGHEVTWLGSYINGGE
- the hisC gene encoding histidinol-phosphate transaminase: MKFNEFVENLSNYEAGKPIELVVREFGIRKQDVLKLASNENPFGTSEAVQDAIVQNAARAHLYPDDSMYELKGALASKFAVEPQNIIIGAGSDQIIEFALHAKLNSRRAILQAGVTFAMYGIYASHCEAKVYKTSAQEHDLAELLKIYNAHRDEISVIFLCVPNNPLGECLDAEAVYEFASSVDENTLLVIDAAYNEFAAFKDERKRLDPKLLIGNFKNVLYLGTFSKVYGLGGMRVGYGIASRVIISALYKLRPPFNITTLSLAAAIAALKDEAFVQKSLQNNAAQMSRFEDFAREQSLEFIPSYANFITFKLSPPLDSSELCEQLLRRGIIIRNLKSYGLNAVRITIGTPEQNNRVFGTLGEILSGY
- the dxs gene encoding 1-deoxy-D-xylulose-5-phosphate synthase, with protein sequence MDIKNKSLEELRELCTQIRARIIEVVSKNGGHLSSNMGAVELIVAMHYVFDAASDPFIFDVSHQSYAHKLLTDRWEEFGSLRQFGGISGYTKPSESKFDYFVAGHASTSISLAVGAAKAINLKREDRVPVVLIGDGSMSGGMTYEAMNELGDLRLPCIIILNDNKMSISKPIGAFSKYLSQAMAGETYQKFKSHVRELLSHAPQSATYMAKRFENSLKLIIPGMYFEELGLEYIGPVDGHDLADLISALKTAKSARKPVVVHAQTIKGKGYDKAEGYLESWHGVGPFDIQSGEFKKKSAAKSATQIYAEALLNLAAKHENVVGVTAAMPSGTGMDKLIEKFPHRFWDVAIAEPHALSSMAAMAREGFKPYVTIYSTFMQRAFDQIVHDAAIMNLSLVLAMDRAGIVGEDGETHEGVFDVSFLNAIPNVSMCAPRDETSFKRIIEYSYAHEGVLAIRYPRGSFILENSIATPAVKFGKSVFLQERADARIALIGYGNGAGRAYKTAAALEGQIEADVVDLVFVKPLDAEFLRSLARKDKIWYVFSDNAKKGGVGEILSAFLQENEISDVKIVSFEFADIFLPHGKTADVERSLGLDIQTLTERILSDKKY
- a CDS encoding Fur family transcriptional regulator, encoding MSHVELLKTCGLKATPQRLCILKVLDRHEHPSIDDLYEGIKEDYPSISLATVYKNLNTLLDEGVVVEVNAPNKKSRYDIYQMPHIHVVCEKCGNVTDLFMDDAFNKDVLKNIERKAGNFIRKLNITATVEDCEKCR
- a CDS encoding CHAD domain-containing protein, whose protein sequence is MQTKRKFLLSDDSILRTLERAGLKCRKVKIAWFYTSFYPEIYYIRQNDECSLHHKKEDLDRQTLNFKISKDDFKEALKSRIARVVQKNRYGFANDEAEFWLELYDGELSTLAILRAKFQSEAASANFDFVKTFGSTDFCEITDDYRYKSRYLARYGIPPRSLDFAHARNVFKKFSRVKFFAPPYADSVKLARLALELAWMRACGAKSEYQKSLSPEALHELRVQIRKFRAVLKLSSPLFEAEKKDEILKLLAEFMSRSNQLRDLHVFAEFLRADDAPVSFLQQLNLIVKRSEDKILEFLSSAEFADLNGAISGFLNGADGIYARSEYEKISKKFASARLCKLIKSLRAELKNLKQGSSLQVFHDARIGLKRLRYALEIFARSFDEGCVRELFKRTKAACEDFGALQDISVWQNFIAIYQKASDKSGVAFAYLLALDARLNDRRAELEEKILNEKEALLRVLKRSLRKIKAYE